The following are from one region of the Microtus pennsylvanicus isolate mMicPen1 chromosome 15, mMicPen1.hap1, whole genome shotgun sequence genome:
- the Dlgap5 gene encoding disks large-associated protein 5 isoform X1: MPLSHFASRLRKDLSTEMIRTSIAHRKSLSQKENRHKVYERNRHFGLRDVNIPLEGRDLVNIPELPQSLAPEKASTKTKSEKMVLSDQRKQLLQKYKEEKQLQKLKEQREKAKREVFKVGLYRPDAPGFLVTNNRSVKAEPEKAFPYTGRITRSKAKDHMEHTKIDSKNALQAARFGQKQTSEKKIPDKERKAVQSMVSSGKMTGTAATQRTKQMTRAVPSATSKPVSRVAGENESERVGPGRGRPARKVDAKPDKVIPSKGASEENRVGPHSSVTSGTGQDRVFPAVGSLPRTVPAKAKQRNSFAPDHCVFQPPRGLKTYPVAPTCHRSDHALLTPWSPLKLDGSATQDSANGPLVQTSESVQQESNNVEQDFAPPAACDEEHVLNQKEAPATNSSRLSEDGATSLGVGEGQASQPQHDVPYFRTILQSETDRLTSHCLEWDRKLDLDIPDDAKDLIRTTVGQTRLLIMERFKQFEGLIDNCEYKRGEKETTCSDLDGFWDMVNFQVEDVNQKFNNLIKLEEAGWKNNNNPSKKVLRKKIVPGQANRTKQDDAGRLAARNRLAAIKNAMKARLKQEEHAPVAAVETPKEVDKIVFDAGFFRIESPVKSFSALSSERRSQRFGAVIPVSRVMPESGAAGDLQRQRRSLENPDPQSSTREGVDKTLFSDTLESRSSRADDTWCPGEQESSALDHVVNKINVEMDCFPAEVMNLPLPAGQVAGDAKQREVQSDVEGMELQSPSQDVLMSDPEKSSPSPNASQEDSRVCQSEPLHRQLNCEPQLLDPPALSNASPCTQVESRQQGRARHISFGGDLIVFSPVRLRSQEHQEGF, encoded by the exons AGTCAGAGAAAATGGTTCTGAGTGACCAGCGGAAACAACTCcttcaaaaatacaaagaagagaaacagcttCAAAAGTTGAAAGAGCAGCGAGAGAAAGCTAAGCGAGAAGTATTTAAAGTGGGTCTCTACAGACCTGACGCCCCCGGCTTCCTCGTCACAAACAACAGGAGCGTGAAAGCTGAGCCGGAAAAG GCTTTTCCATACACCGGGCGAATTACAAGATCAAAGGCCAAAGATCACATGGAACACACTAAG ATTGATAGTAAGAACGCCCTTCAAGCAGCACGGTTTGGCCAAAAACAGACTTCTGAAAAGAAGATACCGGACAAAGAGAGAAAAG CTGTACAATCCATGGTGTCGTCAGGGAAAATGACCGGAACAGCCGCTACTCAGAGGACAAAGCAGATGACCCGAGCAGTCCCGTCTGCCACAAGCAAGCCAGTCTCAAGAGTTGCTGGGG agaatgAATCTGAAAGAGTGGGGCCAGGTAGAGGAAGACCTGCCAGAAAGGTGGACGCCAAGCCTGACAAG GTCATTCCCTCTAAAGGTGCTAGTGAAGAAAATCGTGTGGGTCCACACAGCAGCGTAACAAGTGGAACGGGTCAGGACAGAGTCTTCCCAGCCGTGGGGAGCTTACCGAGGACAGTTCCTGCAAAAGCGAAGCAAAGGAATTCCTTTGCGCCGGATCATTGTGTGTTTCAGCCACCTCGTGGGCTGAAGACCTACCCAGTGGCACCGACGTGTCATAGAAGTGACCACGCCCTCCTGACGCCCTGGAGCCCTTTAAAACTAGATGG CTCTGCAACTCAGGATTCAGCAAATGGACCCTTGGTACAAACATCTGAATCGGTGCAGCAAGAATCAAATAATGTAGAGCAGGATTTCGCGCCTCCGGCAGCCTGTGATGAAG AACATGTCTTAAACCAAAAGGAAGCGCCTGCTACAAATTCCAGTCGCCTTTCGGAGGACGGAGCCACATCCCTGGGAGTAGGAGAAGGGCAGGCGTCTCAGCCACAGCATGATGTGCCGTATTTCAG AACAATCCTCCAGTCAGAAACTGACAGATTGACCTCGCACTGCCTGGAGTGGGACAGGAAGCTGGACCTGGACATTCCTGATGACG CTAAAGATCTTATTCGCACAACAGTTGGTCAAACAAGACTCCTTATTATGGAAAGGTTCAAGCAGTTTGAAGGACTGATAGATAACTGTGAATATAAACGAGGTGAAAAGGAGACCACCTGTTCAGATCTGGATGGATTTTGGGATATGGTTAATTTTCAG GTCGAGGATGTAAACCAAAAGTTCAACAATCTGATCAAACTTGAGGAAGCTGGATGGAAAAACAATAATAATCCAAGCAAAAAAGTCCTCCGG AAAAAGATTGTGCCTGGTcaagcaaacagaacaaagcaggatgATGCAGGAAGACTGGCCGCTAGAAACCGCCTTGCTGCCATAAAGAACGCGATGAAAgcgaggctgaagcaggaagagcatGCGCCGGTGGCAGCCGTGGAGACACCAAAGGAAGTCGACAAAATAGTGTTTGATGCTGGGTTTTTCAGAATTGAGAGTCCTGTTAAATCGTTTTCAG cACTTTCTTCTGAGCGTCGTTCTCAGAGATTTGGAGCAGTCATACCTGTCAGCAGAGTCATGCCTGAGAGCGGGGCTGCAGGGGACCTTCAGAGACAAAGGAGATCGCTGGAGAATCCTGACCCTCAGAGCAGCACGCGTGAAGGGGTCGATAAGACATTGTTTTCAGACACCCTTGAAAGCag GTCCAGCAGAGCAGACGACACTTGGTGTCCTGGAGAGCAAGAGTCAAGTGCCCTGGACCAT GTTGTAAATAAGATAAATGTAGAAATGGATTGTTTCCCCGCTGAGGTGATGAATTTGCCTCTTCCTGCCGGTCAAGTGGCCGGTGATGCCAAGCAGAGAGAAGTGCAGTCTGATGTGGAAGGCATGGAGCTACAGTCTCCCTCCCAAGATGTGCTGATGAGTGACCCTGAGAAGAGCTCCCCCTCACCAAACGCCTCCCAGGAAGACTCCAGAGTATGCCAGTCAG AACCATTACATAGACAGCTCAATTGTGAACCCCAACTTCTTGATCCA CCAGCCCTAAGCAACGCCAGTCCCTGCACACAGGTGGAGTCCAGACAGCAAGGCCGTGCCAGACACATTTCCTTTGGGGGTGACCTCATCGTCTTCTCGCCTGTGAGACTCCGCAGTCAGGAGCACCAGGAGGGTTTTTAA
- the Dlgap5 gene encoding disks large-associated protein 5 isoform X2 → MSTFHWKVEILLIYLSCLKASLQKRPVPKRIDSKNALQAARFGQKQTSEKKIPDKERKAVQSMVSSGKMTGTAATQRTKQMTRAVPSATSKPVSRVAGENESERVGPGRGRPARKVDAKPDKVIPSKGASEENRVGPHSSVTSGTGQDRVFPAVGSLPRTVPAKAKQRNSFAPDHCVFQPPRGLKTYPVAPTCHRSDHALLTPWSPLKLDGSATQDSANGPLVQTSESVQQESNNVEQDFAPPAACDEEHVLNQKEAPATNSSRLSEDGATSLGVGEGQASQPQHDVPYFRTILQSETDRLTSHCLEWDRKLDLDIPDDAKDLIRTTVGQTRLLIMERFKQFEGLIDNCEYKRGEKETTCSDLDGFWDMVNFQVEDVNQKFNNLIKLEEAGWKNNNNPSKKVLRKKIVPGQANRTKQDDAGRLAARNRLAAIKNAMKARLKQEEHAPVAAVETPKEVDKIVFDAGFFRIESPVKSFSALSSERRSQRFGAVIPVSRVMPESGAAGDLQRQRRSLENPDPQSSTREGVDKTLFSDTLESRSSRADDTWCPGEQESSALDHVVNKINVEMDCFPAEVMNLPLPAGQVAGDAKQREVQSDVEGMELQSPSQDVLMSDPEKSSPSPNASQEDSRVCQSEPLHRQLNCEPQLLDPPALSNASPCTQVESRQQGRARHISFGGDLIVFSPVRLRSQEHQEGF, encoded by the exons ATTGATAGTAAGAACGCCCTTCAAGCAGCACGGTTTGGCCAAAAACAGACTTCTGAAAAGAAGATACCGGACAAAGAGAGAAAAG CTGTACAATCCATGGTGTCGTCAGGGAAAATGACCGGAACAGCCGCTACTCAGAGGACAAAGCAGATGACCCGAGCAGTCCCGTCTGCCACAAGCAAGCCAGTCTCAAGAGTTGCTGGGG agaatgAATCTGAAAGAGTGGGGCCAGGTAGAGGAAGACCTGCCAGAAAGGTGGACGCCAAGCCTGACAAG GTCATTCCCTCTAAAGGTGCTAGTGAAGAAAATCGTGTGGGTCCACACAGCAGCGTAACAAGTGGAACGGGTCAGGACAGAGTCTTCCCAGCCGTGGGGAGCTTACCGAGGACAGTTCCTGCAAAAGCGAAGCAAAGGAATTCCTTTGCGCCGGATCATTGTGTGTTTCAGCCACCTCGTGGGCTGAAGACCTACCCAGTGGCACCGACGTGTCATAGAAGTGACCACGCCCTCCTGACGCCCTGGAGCCCTTTAAAACTAGATGG CTCTGCAACTCAGGATTCAGCAAATGGACCCTTGGTACAAACATCTGAATCGGTGCAGCAAGAATCAAATAATGTAGAGCAGGATTTCGCGCCTCCGGCAGCCTGTGATGAAG AACATGTCTTAAACCAAAAGGAAGCGCCTGCTACAAATTCCAGTCGCCTTTCGGAGGACGGAGCCACATCCCTGGGAGTAGGAGAAGGGCAGGCGTCTCAGCCACAGCATGATGTGCCGTATTTCAG AACAATCCTCCAGTCAGAAACTGACAGATTGACCTCGCACTGCCTGGAGTGGGACAGGAAGCTGGACCTGGACATTCCTGATGACG CTAAAGATCTTATTCGCACAACAGTTGGTCAAACAAGACTCCTTATTATGGAAAGGTTCAAGCAGTTTGAAGGACTGATAGATAACTGTGAATATAAACGAGGTGAAAAGGAGACCACCTGTTCAGATCTGGATGGATTTTGGGATATGGTTAATTTTCAG GTCGAGGATGTAAACCAAAAGTTCAACAATCTGATCAAACTTGAGGAAGCTGGATGGAAAAACAATAATAATCCAAGCAAAAAAGTCCTCCGG AAAAAGATTGTGCCTGGTcaagcaaacagaacaaagcaggatgATGCAGGAAGACTGGCCGCTAGAAACCGCCTTGCTGCCATAAAGAACGCGATGAAAgcgaggctgaagcaggaagagcatGCGCCGGTGGCAGCCGTGGAGACACCAAAGGAAGTCGACAAAATAGTGTTTGATGCTGGGTTTTTCAGAATTGAGAGTCCTGTTAAATCGTTTTCAG cACTTTCTTCTGAGCGTCGTTCTCAGAGATTTGGAGCAGTCATACCTGTCAGCAGAGTCATGCCTGAGAGCGGGGCTGCAGGGGACCTTCAGAGACAAAGGAGATCGCTGGAGAATCCTGACCCTCAGAGCAGCACGCGTGAAGGGGTCGATAAGACATTGTTTTCAGACACCCTTGAAAGCag GTCCAGCAGAGCAGACGACACTTGGTGTCCTGGAGAGCAAGAGTCAAGTGCCCTGGACCAT GTTGTAAATAAGATAAATGTAGAAATGGATTGTTTCCCCGCTGAGGTGATGAATTTGCCTCTTCCTGCCGGTCAAGTGGCCGGTGATGCCAAGCAGAGAGAAGTGCAGTCTGATGTGGAAGGCATGGAGCTACAGTCTCCCTCCCAAGATGTGCTGATGAGTGACCCTGAGAAGAGCTCCCCCTCACCAAACGCCTCCCAGGAAGACTCCAGAGTATGCCAGTCAG AACCATTACATAGACAGCTCAATTGTGAACCCCAACTTCTTGATCCA CCAGCCCTAAGCAACGCCAGTCCCTGCACACAGGTGGAGTCCAGACAGCAAGGCCGTGCCAGACACATTTCCTTTGGGGGTGACCTCATCGTCTTCTCGCCTGTGAGACTCCGCAGTCAGGAGCACCAGGAGGGTTTTTAA
- the Lgals3 gene encoding galectin-3: MADSFSLNDALAGPGNPNPQGWPGAWGNQPGAGGYPGASYPGAYPGQAPPGAYPGQAPPGAYPGQAPPGAYPGSTAPGAFPGQPGGSGAYPSAPGAYPAAAPYGAPTGALTVPYELPFPGGVMPRMLITIMGTVKPHANKITLNFKRGNDIAFHFNPRFNENNRRVIVCNTKQANNWGKEERQSAFPFESGKPFKIQVLVEPDHFKVAVNDAHLLQYNHRMRNLREINQMEISGDITLTSAVPTMI, encoded by the exons ATGGCAGACAGTTTTTCG CTTAACGATGCCTTAGCTGGCCCTGGAAACCCAAACCCTCAAGGATGGCCTGGTGCATGGGGGAACCAGCCTGGGGCTGGGGGTTACCCAGGCGCTTCCTATCCTGGGGCCTACCCAGGACAGGCTCCTCCAGGGGCTTACCCAGGACAGGCTCCTCCAGGGGCTTACCCGGGGCAGGCTCCTCCTGGTGCCTACCCTGGCTCAACTGCCCCTGGAGCGTTCCCAGGGCAACCTGGCGGATCTGGGGCCTATCCTAGTGCTCCTGGGGCCTATCCTGCTGCTGCCCCCTATGGCGCCCCCACTGGAGCCCTG ACAGTGCCCTATGAGCTGCCCTTCCCTGGCGGAGTCATGCCTCGCATGCTGATCACCATCATGGGTACAGTGAAGCCCCACGCAAACAA GATTACCCTAAATTTCAAGAGAGGGAACGACATTGCCTTCCACTTTAACCCCCGCTTCAATGAAAACAACAGGAGAGTCATTGTGTGCAACACCAAGCAGGCTAACaactggggaaaggaagagagacagtCAGCTTTCCCATTTGAAAGCGGCAAACCGTTCAAA ATACAAGTCCTGGTGGAACCTGACCACTTCAAGGTTGCAGTCAACGATGCTCACTTGCTGCAGTACAATCATCGGATGAGAAATCTCCGGGAGATCAACCAGATGGAGATTTCTGGTGACATAACCCTTACTAGTGCTGTACCCACCATGATCTAA